From a single Pseudomonas sp. A34-9 genomic region:
- the gltP gene encoding glutamate/aspartate:proton symporter GltP: protein MKKAKISLAWQILIGLVLGIAIGALLNHFSAEKAWWISNVLQPAGDIFIRLIKMIVIPIVISSLIVGIAGVGDAKKLGRIGLKTIIYFEIVTTIAIVVGLLLANLVHPGAGIDMSTLGTVDISKYQATAAEVQHEHAFIETILNLIPSNIFAAMARGEMLPIIFFSVLFGLGLSSLQSDLREPLVKMFQGVSESMFKVTHMIMNYAPIGVFALIAVTVANFGFASLLPLAKLVILVYFAIAFFAFVVLGLIAKMFGFSVFKLMRIFKDELVLAYSTASSETVLPRVIEKMEAYGAPKAICSFVVPTGYSFNLDGSTLYQSIAAIFIAQLYGIDLSISQQLLLVLTLMVTSKGIAGVPGVSFVVLLATLGSVGIPLEGLAFIAGVDRIMDMARTALNVIGNALAVLVIARWEGMYDDAKGERYWNSLPHWRSKEKLPAGEISKN, encoded by the coding sequence ATGAAGAAGGCAAAAATTAGCCTCGCCTGGCAGATCCTCATCGGTCTGGTTTTGGGTATTGCAATTGGTGCGTTGCTCAACCACTTCAGTGCCGAGAAGGCCTGGTGGATCAGCAATGTCCTGCAACCGGCAGGCGATATCTTTATCCGTCTGATCAAGATGATCGTGATCCCGATCGTCATCTCTTCCCTGATTGTCGGCATCGCCGGCGTGGGCGACGCCAAGAAGCTCGGGCGAATCGGCCTGAAGACGATCATCTATTTCGAAATCGTCACCACCATCGCCATCGTCGTCGGCCTGCTGCTGGCCAACCTGGTCCATCCAGGTGCCGGCATCGACATGAGCACGCTGGGCACGGTGGACATCTCCAAGTACCAGGCGACCGCTGCCGAAGTACAGCATGAACACGCGTTCATCGAGACCATCCTCAACCTGATTCCGTCGAACATCTTCGCGGCCATGGCTCGCGGCGAAATGCTGCCGATCATCTTCTTCTCCGTGCTGTTCGGTCTCGGTCTGTCGAGCCTGCAGTCGGACCTGCGCGAGCCGCTGGTGAAGATGTTCCAGGGCGTCTCGGAAAGCATGTTCAAAGTCACCCACATGATCATGAACTATGCGCCGATCGGCGTATTCGCACTGATCGCGGTGACTGTGGCCAACTTCGGCTTCGCTTCACTACTGCCGCTGGCCAAGCTGGTCATCCTGGTTTACTTCGCCATCGCCTTCTTCGCCTTCGTGGTGTTGGGCCTGATCGCCAAGATGTTCGGTTTCTCGGTGTTCAAGCTGATGCGCATCTTCAAGGATGAGCTGGTCCTGGCCTACTCCACCGCTTCTTCGGAAACCGTGCTGCCACGGGTGATCGAGAAGATGGAAGCCTACGGCGCGCCGAAAGCCATCTGCAGCTTCGTGGTACCGACCGGTTACTCGTTCAACCTCGACGGTTCGACCCTGTACCAGTCGATCGCGGCAATCTTCATTGCCCAGCTGTACGGCATCGACCTGTCGATCAGCCAGCAACTGCTGCTGGTCCTGACCCTGATGGTCACCTCCAAAGGCATCGCCGGTGTACCGGGCGTGTCCTTCGTGGTGCTGCTGGCCACTTTGGGCAGCGTGGGTATTCCACTGGAAGGCCTGGCGTTCATCGCCGGTGTCGACCGCATCATGGACATGGCCCGTACCGCGCTGAACGTGATTGGCAACGCGCTGGCCGTGCTGGTTATCGCACGCTGGGAAGGCATGTACGACGACGCCAAGGGCGAGCGATACTGGAACTCCCTGCCGCACTGGCGCAGCAAGGAAAAACTGCCAGCGGGCGAGATTTCCAAGAACTGA
- the algB gene encoding sigma-54-dependent response regulator transcription factor AlgB, which yields MESATEQQGRILLVDDESAILRTFRYCLEDEGYTVATANSAAQADALLQRQVFDLCFLDLRLGEDNGLDVLAQMRIQAPWMRVVIVTAHSAVDTAVDAIQAGAADYLVKPCSPDQLRLATAKQLEVRQLSARLEALEGEIRKPKDGLDSHSPAMKVVLETARQVAGTDANILILGESGTGKGELARAIHGWSKREKKSCVTINCPSLTAELMESELFGHSRGAFTGASESTLGRVNQADGGTLFLDEIGDFPLTLQPKLLRFIQDKEYERVGDPVTRRADVRILAATNLNLEDMVRDGRFREDLLYRLNVITLHLPPLRERAEDILTLADRFLARFVKEYARPARGFSDEAREALLGYRWPGNIRELRNVVERASIICPQERVEISHLGMAEQPANNAPRVGAALSLDELEKAHIGAVLATAGTLDQAAKTLGIDASTLYRKRKQYNL from the coding sequence ATGGAATCTGCCACTGAGCAACAAGGCCGCATTCTGCTGGTGGATGATGAATCCGCCATCCTGCGTACCTTCCGTTATTGCCTCGAAGATGAAGGCTATACGGTTGCCACAGCCAACAGCGCGGCTCAGGCCGACGCCTTGCTGCAACGTCAGGTCTTCGACCTGTGCTTCCTTGATTTACGTCTGGGCGAAGACAACGGTCTCGACGTACTGGCACAGATGCGCATTCAGGCGCCGTGGATGCGCGTGGTCATCGTCACCGCGCATTCGGCCGTGGATACCGCCGTCGATGCGATTCAGGCGGGCGCCGCCGATTATCTGGTCAAGCCGTGCAGCCCGGATCAGTTGCGTCTGGCCACCGCCAAGCAGCTGGAAGTGCGCCAACTGTCAGCGCGCCTCGAAGCCCTCGAAGGCGAGATTCGTAAACCGAAGGACGGTCTCGATTCCCACAGCCCGGCGATGAAGGTGGTACTGGAAACGGCACGCCAGGTCGCCGGCACCGACGCCAACATTCTTATCCTCGGCGAGTCCGGCACCGGTAAAGGTGAGCTGGCCCGTGCGATTCACGGCTGGAGCAAGCGCGAGAAGAAATCCTGCGTGACCATCAACTGCCCGTCGCTGACGGCGGAACTGATGGAAAGCGAATTGTTCGGCCACAGTCGCGGTGCGTTTACCGGCGCCAGCGAGAGCACCTTGGGTCGAGTCAATCAGGCCGACGGCGGTACGCTGTTTCTTGACGAGATCGGCGATTTTCCGCTGACCTTGCAACCCAAGTTGCTGCGTTTTATTCAGGACAAGGAATACGAGCGGGTAGGGGATCCGGTCACCCGGCGTGCTGATGTACGCATCCTCGCGGCGACCAACCTCAATCTTGAGGACATGGTCCGTGACGGCCGATTCCGTGAAGACCTGCTCTATCGTCTCAATGTCATTACTCTGCACCTGCCGCCGTTGCGTGAACGCGCCGAGGACATTCTGACCCTGGCGGACCGCTTCCTCGCCCGCTTCGTCAAAGAGTACGCGCGCCCGGCGCGCGGTTTCAGCGACGAGGCTCGCGAGGCGCTGCTCGGCTACCGCTGGCCCGGCAACATCCGTGAGCTGCGCAACGTGGTTGAACGGGCGAGCATCATCTGCCCGCAGGAACGCGTGGAAATCAGCCACTTGGGCATGGCCGAACAACCGGCCAACAACGCACCACGAGTCGGCGCAGCGCTGAGCCTCGATGAGTTGGAGAAAGCGCACATCGGCGCGGTGCTCGCCACCGCCGGCACCCTGGACCAAGCGGCGAAAACCCTGGGCATCGACGCATCGACCCTGTATCG
- a CDS encoding DUF1328 domain-containing protein: MLSWAITFLIIAIIAAVLGFGGIAGTATGIAKILFVVFLVMFIASFFFGRRGRG, encoded by the coding sequence ATGTTGAGCTGGGCAATTACATTCTTGATCATTGCCATCATCGCTGCAGTACTGGGCTTCGGTGGTATCGCGGGCACCGCCACGGGTATCGCCAAGATTCTCTTTGTCGTGTTCCTGGTGATGTTCATCGCTTCCTTCTTCTTTGGCCGTCGCGGCCGAGGTTAA
- a CDS encoding inhibitor of vertebrate lysozyme family protein codes for MTVLKTLAAALLLGGSAMAMAANDGQTRVNELLSSDPQYRETWQGVVKHEERLPEWVMNLSGTSEQQMNAVEEDGDKYIVGPLCENADKCLNHRLIVAFSFDKDDAYGMLVDVPEGLPSDKSPTRHATYRFFGKPDQGMQNLLMETLKKDPKWY; via the coding sequence ATGACTGTTTTGAAGACACTGGCAGCCGCCCTGCTTCTGGGCGGTAGTGCCATGGCGATGGCGGCCAATGACGGCCAGACGCGGGTCAACGAGCTACTTAGCTCGGACCCGCAATACCGGGAAACCTGGCAAGGCGTTGTGAAGCATGAAGAGCGCCTGCCGGAATGGGTGATGAATCTGTCAGGGACTTCCGAACAGCAGATGAATGCTGTGGAAGAAGATGGCGACAAATATATTGTCGGACCGCTCTGCGAAAATGCAGACAAGTGCCTCAATCATCGCTTGATCGTTGCTTTCAGCTTCGACAAGGACGATGCCTACGGCATGTTGGTTGATGTGCCCGAAGGCCTGCCTTCCGACAAGTCGCCAACGCGACATGCCACTTACAGGTTCTTCGGCAAGCCTGATCAGGGCATGCAGAATCTGCTGATGGAAACCCTGAAGAAAGATCCGAAGTGGTACTGA